A section of the Streptomyces sp. Je 1-369 genome encodes:
- a CDS encoding DUF5063 domain-containing protein produces the protein MSDATLNTVTDNPDDFAVQISDQIESFIVSVREVAKGDEPDSAVPFLLLEVSQLLLAGGRLGAHEDIVPEERYEPDLGPEQDVDDLRERLASLLDPIDVYSEVFDPYEPRKAPVPCRISDDLADVVADLCHGLAHYRAGRTTEALWWWQFSYFSNWGSTASGALRALQSLVAHVRLNQPLEDLDGLDTDEDLQADGLEEEAGKVMAEEIAAPLGLRTVK, from the coding sequence ATGTCTGATGCCACGCTGAACACCGTGACCGACAACCCGGACGACTTCGCCGTCCAGATCTCCGACCAGATCGAGAGCTTCATCGTCTCGGTCAGGGAGGTGGCGAAGGGCGACGAACCAGATTCGGCGGTCCCCTTCCTCCTCCTGGAGGTCTCCCAGCTCCTCCTGGCGGGCGGCCGCCTCGGCGCACACGAGGACATCGTCCCCGAGGAGCGGTACGAGCCGGACCTGGGCCCGGAACAGGACGTGGACGACCTCCGCGAACGTCTGGCGTCCCTCCTGGACCCGATCGACGTCTACTCCGAGGTCTTCGACCCGTACGAGCCCCGCAAGGCCCCCGTCCCGTGCCGCATCTCGGACGACCTGGCGGACGTGGTGGCGGACCTCTGCCACGGCCTGGCGCACTACCGCGCGGGCCGCACCACGGAAGCCCTCTGGTGGTGGCAGTTCTCCTACTTCTCCAACTGGGGCTCCACAGCCTCCGGCGCCCTCCGAGCCCTCCAGTCCCTGGTGGCCCACGTCCGCCTGAACCAGCCCCTGGAGGACCTGGACGGCCTGGACACGGACGAGGACCTCCAGGCGGACGGCCTGGAGGAGGAGGCGGGGAAGGTGATGGCGGAGGAGATCGCGGCGCCGTTGGGGTTGCGGACGGTCAAGTAA
- the recR gene encoding recombination mediator RecR: MYEGVVQDLIDELGRLPGVGPKSAQRIAFHILQTEPTDVRRLAHALLEVKDKVRFCATCGNVAQEELCNICRDPRRDPSVICVVEEPKDVVAIERTREFRGKYHVLGGAISPIEGVGPDDLRIRELLARLADGTVTELILATDPNLEGEATATYLARMIKPMGLKVTRLASGLPVGGDLEYADEVTLGRAFEGRRLLDV; this comes from the coding sequence GTGTACGAAGGCGTGGTTCAGGACCTCATCGACGAGTTGGGCAGGCTGCCCGGCGTCGGTCCCAAGAGCGCGCAGCGGATCGCCTTCCACATCCTCCAGACGGAGCCGACGGACGTACGGCGCCTCGCGCACGCGCTCCTTGAGGTGAAGGACAAGGTCCGCTTCTGCGCGACCTGCGGGAACGTCGCGCAGGAGGAGCTCTGCAACATCTGCCGAGACCCGCGCCGCGACCCTTCGGTGATCTGTGTCGTAGAGGAACCGAAGGACGTAGTGGCAATCGAGCGGACCCGCGAGTTCCGGGGCAAGTACCACGTCCTGGGCGGCGCGATCAGCCCGATCGAGGGTGTGGGCCCGGACGACCTGCGCATACGAGAACTGTTGGCGCGCCTGGCCGACGGCACGGTGACGGAGCTGATCCTGGCGACGGACCCGAACCTGGAGGGCGAGGCGACGGCGACGTACCTCGCGCGCATGATCAAGCCCATGGGCCTGAAGGTCACCCGCCTGGCCAGCGGACTCCCTGTCGGGGGAGATCTGGAATACGCGGACGAGGTCACCCTGGGCCGCGCCTTCGAGGGGAGACGACTCCTAGATGTCTGA
- a CDS encoding trypco2 family protein, with protein MADDAWVGLAEAIGAVRAELRRAAEDGRGQDLQFRTGPVELEFTVDVRKEGEARAKVLVLPFGAEAKAARSKGTVNRLKVTLQPVDPVTGEDALVGDDVDERPR; from the coding sequence ATGGCGGATGACGCTTGGGTGGGGTTGGCCGAGGCGATCGGGGCGGTGCGCGCGGAGTTGCGTCGTGCGGCGGAGGACGGCCGCGGTCAGGATCTCCAGTTCCGTACGGGACCCGTCGAGTTGGAGTTCACGGTCGACGTCCGCAAGGAGGGTGAGGCGCGGGCGAAGGTTCTCGTCCTCCCCTTCGGCGCGGAGGCGAAGGCAGCCCGCTCCAAGGGCACGGTGAACCGGCTCAAGGTGACGTTGCAGCCGGTGGATCCGGTGACGGGGGAGGACGCGCTTGTTGGCGATGACGTGGACGAGCGGCCTCGGTAG
- a CDS encoding GntR family transcriptional regulator: protein MPGTDGPAVIRSTLRQQIADALRDEVLAGRLEPGQEFTVKEIAEQYGVSATPVREALVNLTAQGLLDADQHRGFHVHEHTLDDYRSMLEARGLIADGIFRDLMAQGDARAANARAANAPTGDATAPRDNTEALFAVRRRGEEAARAACAGDLTVLIGYDLRFWRELSALFGNAYLSDFLHRLRVKSWVCAVTHLRRWSDINGGDLRGLLWSRHTELVDALVRKDPEAAHGIVREYNAHSLSLIERLAAA from the coding sequence ATGCCCGGCACCGACGGCCCCGCCGTCATCCGCAGCACTCTGCGCCAGCAGATCGCCGACGCCCTCCGCGACGAGGTCCTGGCCGGCAGGCTGGAGCCGGGCCAGGAGTTCACGGTCAAGGAGATCGCCGAGCAGTACGGCGTCTCCGCGACCCCTGTCCGCGAGGCCCTCGTGAACCTCACCGCGCAGGGCCTCCTGGACGCCGACCAGCACCGCGGCTTCCACGTCCACGAGCACACCCTGGACGACTACCGCTCCATGCTGGAGGCCCGAGGTCTCATCGCCGACGGCATCTTCCGCGACCTCATGGCCCAAGGCGACGCACGCGCAGCGAACGCACGCGCAGCGAACGCACCCACAGGGGACGCGACCGCCCCCAGGGACAACACCGAAGCCCTCTTCGCCGTCCGCCGCCGAGGCGAGGAAGCCGCCCGCGCCGCCTGCGCGGGCGACCTGACCGTCCTCATCGGCTACGACCTCCGCTTCTGGCGCGAACTCAGCGCCCTCTTCGGCAACGCCTACCTCTCCGACTTCCTGCACCGTCTGCGCGTGAAGTCCTGGGTCTGCGCCGTCACCCACCTCCGCCGGTGGAGCGACATCAACGGCGGTGACCTGCGCGGCCTGCTCTGGTCCCGGCACACCGAGCTCGTCGACGCCCTCGTGCGCAAGGATCCGGAGGCGGCGCACGGGATCGTCAGGGAGTACAACGCACACTCCCTGTCCCTCATCGAGCGGCTGGCCGCTGCATGA
- a CDS encoding helix-turn-helix domain-containing protein: MGEYSGWAEVKRRMRENAPDVSDAEWERRKQTARTATEAHVLGHHLREIREEQNLTQADVAKAVGISQARVSQVERGEIHNLETMRSYAAALGARLTVSIEYGDRVGGAA; the protein is encoded by the coding sequence ATGGGTGAGTACAGCGGCTGGGCAGAGGTGAAGCGCCGGATGCGGGAAAACGCGCCCGACGTGTCCGACGCCGAGTGGGAGCGCCGCAAGCAGACGGCCCGTACCGCCACCGAGGCACACGTCCTCGGACACCACCTGCGCGAGATCCGTGAAGAGCAGAACCTGACACAGGCGGACGTCGCCAAGGCGGTCGGGATCTCCCAAGCGCGGGTCTCACAGGTCGAGCGGGGCGAGATCCACAACCTGGAGACGATGCGCTCGTACGCGGCGGCGCTCGGCGCGAGGCTCACGGTGTCCATTGAGTACGGGGATCGGGTCGGCGGCGCAGCCTGA
- a CDS encoding SLATT domain-containing protein: protein MSQPEMQPEGVPPEPPEGQGSGGRGSGGPGSEGPGSGGPGSWGSGGSGGSGGSGGSGGCRSRDLTGRAFPLGDWGDPAGRLDELYRWVERGALNTADWYLTDRGRKRRAARLLRVGAALGAVGAGVLPLLDLAGAGAGSPGAAGGLAGWGFVSLLVGVACVGCDRFFGLTSGWMRDVATAQAVQRRLQVLQFDWASESVREVLGPTEGTAGEAAERCLGVLRKFTDDITELVRAETSDWMVEFRAGPVPLSMQAMVPGATPRESPASPGRFPLPPGARPNMPRQRPPEPR, encoded by the coding sequence GTGAGCCAGCCGGAGATGCAGCCCGAGGGGGTGCCCCCCGAGCCCCCCGAGGGGCAGGGTTCTGGGGGGCGGGGTTCTGGGGGGCCGGGGTCTGAGGGGCCGGGGTCCGGGGGTCCGGGTTCTTGGGGCTCGGGGGGTTCTGGGGGCTCGGGGGGTTCGGGAGGTTCGGGGGGCTGTCGCTCGCGGGATCTGACCGGGCGCGCCTTTCCCCTCGGCGACTGGGGCGATCCCGCCGGGCGGCTCGACGAGCTCTACAGATGGGTGGAGCGGGGTGCCCTGAACACCGCCGACTGGTACCTCACCGACCGCGGCAGGAAGCGGCGTGCGGCGCGCCTGCTGCGGGTGGGCGCCGCCCTGGGCGCCGTGGGCGCCGGTGTGCTGCCGCTGCTCGATCTGGCGGGGGCCGGGGCGGGGAGCCCGGGGGCCGCCGGAGGGCTCGCCGGGTGGGGGTTCGTGTCGCTTCTCGTCGGGGTCGCTTGCGTGGGGTGCGACCGGTTCTTCGGGCTCACGTCCGGGTGGATGCGGGACGTGGCCACCGCGCAGGCCGTGCAGCGGCGGCTCCAGGTGCTGCAATTCGACTGGGCCTCCGAAAGCGTGCGGGAGGTTCTCGGGCCCACCGAAGGCACCGCCGGGGAAGCCGCCGAGCGGTGTCTCGGGGTGCTGCGGAAATTCACCGACGACATCACCGAGCTCGTGCGCGCGGAGACCTCCGACTGGATGGTGGAGTTCCGGGCCGGGCCCGTGCCGCTTTCCATGCAGGCGATGGTGCCGGGCGCGACGCCGCGCGAGTCGCCCGCCTCCCCGGGACGGTTTCCGCTGCCGCCCGGGGCCCGGCCCAACATGCCACGGCAGCGGCCGCCCGAGCCCCGGTGA
- a CDS encoding dolichyl-phosphate beta-glucosyltransferase, with amino-acid sequence MSVNLGVDPGVDLSVVVPAYNEEQRLGPTLDALRDHLETTCRGAWELIVVDDGSTDGTAEIAAAASAADPRVQLLRGGRNRGKGHALRLGVLASYGRRVLVTDADLAAPIEELDHLDKALADGHAAAIGSRARPGATIDTHQHRLRELLGRTGNFLIRSVAVPGIRDTQCGFKLFDGDRAREAFAASRLHGWGIDVEILQYFRRAGWPVAEVPVRWSHQEGSKVRPLDYVKVLAELTTLKVRMVRRADVLVALLFLALSVFLYSSRWTAPAHRYIPDSLQDQNQWEWFFAVTADNVRHLNNPLFTTLQNVPDGVNLMANTVMLGLSVPLAPVTWLLGPAVALNVAMTGGLAATAVSWYALIRRRLVPHRGAAAVGAALAAFAPPMVSHANAHPNFIVLFMIPLIIERALRLCEGTRVVRNGVVLGLYTTYQIFLGEEPLLLAALGMLLFALAYAAVRRDVARAAWHPLARGLAIALAVTIPLVAYPLYWQFFGAQSYKSVLHGDNVGNSPLAFLSFAERSLAGSHETADHLAMNPTEQNAFYGWPLAALAFAIVVRLWERTVVKALTFTVLAAALLSLGPKFRIPLTDHVLTGPWAALSGRPLFESVIESRVAMVCAPALGMLLALALVQLLRAPRRMNRFAGVAAVALALLPIFPAPLKAVDRVDVPPFIAQGTWRTYLGEGETLVPVPVPDPANAEGLHWQVAADLGFRIPGGYFNGPWGPDRVGIYGPSPRNTSTLLRDVRSSGRVPEVTPDWREAVRQDLEYWKAGLLVLAPQQNDGQLRETVDALLGRPGKWVGGVWIWDLRKGS; translated from the coding sequence ATGAGTGTGAATCTGGGTGTGGACCCGGGTGTGGACCTCTCCGTCGTCGTTCCCGCGTACAACGAGGAGCAGCGCCTCGGCCCCACGCTCGACGCGCTCCGCGACCACCTCGAGACGACCTGTCGTGGCGCCTGGGAGCTGATCGTCGTCGACGACGGCTCCACCGACGGGACCGCGGAGATCGCCGCGGCGGCGTCCGCCGCCGACCCCCGCGTCCAGCTGTTGCGCGGCGGCCGCAACCGCGGCAAGGGCCACGCGCTGCGGCTCGGCGTCCTCGCCTCGTACGGCCGCCGTGTCCTGGTCACCGACGCCGACCTGGCCGCGCCCATCGAGGAGCTCGACCACCTCGACAAGGCGCTCGCCGACGGCCACGCGGCCGCGATCGGCTCCCGCGCCCGCCCGGGCGCGACGATCGACACGCACCAGCACCGGCTGCGCGAGCTCCTCGGCCGTACCGGCAACTTCCTCATACGTTCGGTCGCCGTCCCCGGAATCCGCGACACCCAGTGCGGTTTCAAGCTCTTCGACGGCGACCGGGCCCGTGAGGCGTTCGCCGCGTCCCGGCTGCACGGCTGGGGCATCGACGTCGAGATACTGCAGTACTTCAGGCGGGCGGGCTGGCCCGTCGCCGAGGTGCCCGTGCGCTGGTCCCACCAGGAGGGGTCGAAGGTCAGGCCCCTCGACTACGTGAAGGTCCTCGCCGAGCTGACGACCCTCAAGGTGCGCATGGTCCGCAGGGCCGACGTCCTGGTCGCGCTCCTCTTCCTGGCCCTCTCCGTCTTCCTCTACTCCAGCCGCTGGACGGCGCCCGCCCACCGCTACATCCCGGACTCACTCCAGGACCAGAACCAGTGGGAGTGGTTCTTCGCGGTGACGGCGGACAACGTCCGCCACCTCAACAACCCCCTGTTCACCACCCTCCAGAACGTGCCCGACGGCGTGAACCTCATGGCCAACACGGTCATGCTGGGGCTTTCCGTCCCGCTCGCCCCCGTCACCTGGCTCCTCGGCCCCGCGGTCGCCCTGAACGTGGCGATGACGGGGGGCCTCGCCGCCACCGCCGTCAGCTGGTACGCGCTGATCCGCAGACGCCTCGTTCCGCACCGGGGCGCCGCGGCCGTCGGTGCGGCCCTCGCCGCGTTCGCGCCCCCGATGGTCAGCCACGCAAACGCGCACCCGAACTTCATTGTCCTCTTCATGATCCCGCTGATCATCGAGAGGGCGCTGCGGCTCTGCGAGGGCACGCGGGTCGTACGCAACGGCGTCGTCCTCGGGCTCTACACGACGTATCAGATCTTCCTCGGCGAGGAGCCGCTGCTCCTGGCGGCGCTCGGCATGCTGCTCTTCGCGCTCGCGTACGCGGCCGTGCGCCGTGACGTGGCACGCGCCGCCTGGCACCCGCTCGCGCGCGGCCTCGCCATCGCTCTCGCGGTCACGATCCCCCTGGTCGCGTACCCCCTCTACTGGCAGTTCTTCGGAGCGCAGAGCTACAAGAGCGTGCTGCACGGCGACAACGTGGGCAACAGCCCGCTCGCCTTCCTCTCCTTCGCGGAGCGTTCGCTCGCGGGCAGCCACGAGACCGCCGACCACCTCGCGATGAACCCCACCGAGCAGAACGCCTTCTACGGCTGGCCGCTCGCCGCCCTGGCCTTCGCGATCGTCGTACGCCTCTGGGAGCGCACGGTCGTCAAGGCGCTGACGTTCACCGTGCTCGCGGCCGCGCTGCTCTCGCTCGGCCCGAAGTTCCGCATCCCGCTGACGGACCACGTCCTTACCGGGCCGTGGGCGGCGCTTTCCGGCCGACCTCTCTTCGAGTCCGTCATCGAGTCGCGGGTGGCGATGGTGTGCGCACCGGCGCTCGGCATGCTGCTCGCGCTGGCGCTCGTACAACTGTTGCGCGCTCCCCGGCGCATGAACCGGTTCGCGGGGGTGGCGGCCGTCGCCCTCGCGCTCCTGCCGATCTTCCCGGCGCCGCTCAAGGCCGTGGACCGGGTCGACGTGCCGCCGTTCATCGCACAGGGCACCTGGCGGACGTACCTGGGCGAGGGCGAGACCCTCGTCCCGGTGCCGGTCCCCGACCCCGCCAACGCGGAGGGCCTGCACTGGCAGGTCGCCGCCGACCTGGGCTTCCGCATCCCCGGCGGCTACTTCAACGGCCCCTGGGGCCCGGACCGCGTCGGCATCTACGGCCCCTCGCCCCGCAACACCTCCACCCTCCTGCGCGACGTCCGCTCCTCGGGCCGCGTCCCCGAGGTCACGCCCGACTGGCGCGAGGCGGTCCGCCAGGACCTGGAGTACTGGAAGGCGGGCCTCCTCGTCCTGGCCCCGCAGCAGAACGACGGACAACTGCGCGAGACCGTGGACGCGCTTCTCGGTCGTCCCGGAAAGTGGGTGGGCGGCGTATGGATATGGGACCTGCGCAAGGGCAGTTAG
- a CDS encoding YbaB/EbfC family nucleoid-associated protein, whose protein sequence is MIPGGGQPNMQQLLQQAQKMQQDLAAAQEELARTEVEGQAGGGLVKATVNGSGELRGLVIDPKAVDPEDTETLADLVVAAVQAANENAQTLQQEKLGPLAQGLGGGGGGIPGLPF, encoded by the coding sequence GTGATCCCCGGTGGTGGCCAGCCCAACATGCAGCAGCTGCTCCAGCAGGCCCAGAAGATGCAGCAGGACCTCGCTGCGGCGCAGGAGGAACTGGCGCGCACGGAGGTGGAGGGCCAGGCGGGCGGCGGCCTCGTCAAGGCGACGGTCAACGGCTCCGGCGAGCTGCGCGGCCTGGTGATCGACCCGAAGGCGGTCGATCCCGAGGACACGGAGACGCTGGCGGACCTGGTGGTCGCGGCGGTCCAGGCGGCGAACGAGAACGCGCAGACGCTCCAGCAGGAGAAGCTGGGCCCGCTGGCGCAGGGCCTGGGCGGCGGAGGCGGCGGCATCCCGGGGCTTCCCTTCTAA
- a CDS encoding type II toxin-antitoxin system RelE/ParE family toxin, with product MNWQINLHSSVEKWLLALAEEDAVSADLVEAAVDMLAEHGPALGRPLVDRLTGSRTHNLKELRPGSSGRTEVRVLFVFDPRRQAILLVAGDKAGRWRDWYQEAIPVAEARYDEYLASRDRAGKGGGV from the coding sequence ATGAACTGGCAGATCAATCTCCACTCATCGGTGGAGAAGTGGTTGCTCGCGCTGGCAGAGGAGGACGCGGTGTCGGCTGACCTGGTCGAGGCGGCTGTCGACATGCTGGCGGAGCATGGCCCGGCGCTGGGGCGCCCACTCGTCGACAGGCTCACGGGGAGCCGGACCCACAACCTCAAGGAACTGCGTCCAGGCAGCTCGGGCCGGACGGAGGTCCGCGTCCTCTTCGTCTTCGACCCACGGCGTCAGGCGATCCTGCTGGTGGCCGGAGACAAGGCCGGGCGCTGGAGAGACTGGTACCAGGAGGCGATTCCCGTGGCCGAGGCGCGCTATGACGAGTACCTGGCGTCACGGGACAGGGCAGGAAAGGGCGGAGGCGTCTGA
- a CDS encoding dihydrofolate reductase family protein, with product MRSDVNRKQEKPQPRQQLLKVQNFMVSQDGFGTGEGQSLERPFGHADPREMSAWAGATASWPNRTDHGGSRGLDDYFTRDFSHNIGAEIMGRNKFGPQRGAWQDHEWRGWWGDEPPFHTPVFVMTHHERPSFTLSDTTFHFVAGDPATVLEQAKEAAQGKDVRLGGGPTIVREFLEAGLVDTLHVAVGQMKLGAGVRLWNSPEDLTDRYHLEVVPSPSGVTHHLFWRK from the coding sequence ATGAGGAGCGACGTGAACCGGAAACAGGAGAAGCCGCAGCCGCGACAGCAGCTGCTGAAGGTCCAGAACTTCATGGTGTCGCAGGACGGCTTCGGCACCGGTGAGGGCCAGAGCCTGGAGCGCCCGTTCGGTCACGCCGACCCCCGGGAGATGTCCGCCTGGGCCGGCGCGACGGCGAGCTGGCCGAACCGTACGGATCACGGCGGGAGCCGCGGCCTCGACGACTACTTCACCCGCGACTTCAGCCACAACATCGGCGCCGAGATCATGGGCCGCAACAAGTTCGGGCCGCAGCGGGGGGCGTGGCAGGACCACGAGTGGCGCGGCTGGTGGGGCGACGAGCCCCCCTTCCACACTCCGGTCTTCGTCATGACTCACCACGAGCGCCCTTCGTTCACGCTCTCCGACACCACGTTCCACTTCGTCGCGGGCGACCCGGCGACGGTCCTGGAGCAGGCGAAGGAGGCGGCGCAGGGCAAGGACGTCAGGCTGGGCGGCGGCCCCACGATCGTCCGGGAGTTCCTGGAGGCGGGCCTGGTGGACACGTTGCACGTGGCGGTGGGGCAGATGAAGCTCGGAGCCGGGGTACGGCTCTGGAACTCCCCCGAGGACCTGACCGACCGCTACCACCTGGAGGTCGTGCCGAGTCCGAGCGGAGTGACGCACCACCTGTTCTGGCGCAAGTAG